From one Flavobacterium kingsejongi genomic stretch:
- a CDS encoding class I SAM-dependent methyltransferase — protein MKKIFRFILNTIPRPLLIRLSYVARPVLALALKGTNYTDPIDGRSFKSFLPYGYGTQRSNVLSPSTLSLERHRLLWLYLNNETDFFTAPKKVLHFAPEQAFYKLFRKQKNLDYTTTDLFSPLADVKADICNLPFEDNTYDLILCNHVLEHIPDDTKAMEELYRVLKPGGMGIFQIPQDLKRETTFEDNSITDPKERAKIFGQYDHVRVYGRDYFTKLRSIGFTVIEEDYTRKLSAESVEKYCLAKGEIIPICYK, from the coding sequence ATGAAGAAAATTTTCAGGTTTATCCTAAATACTATTCCCCGTCCCTTGCTGATACGGCTGAGCTATGTAGCCCGACCGGTTTTGGCATTGGCCCTGAAGGGAACTAATTATACCGATCCTATAGACGGCAGGAGTTTCAAAAGCTTCCTGCCGTATGGATATGGTACACAGCGCTCCAATGTACTTTCACCAAGCACACTTTCACTGGAAAGACACCGATTGCTTTGGCTTTACCTGAACAACGAGACCGATTTTTTTACCGCTCCCAAAAAAGTGTTGCATTTTGCACCGGAACAGGCATTTTATAAACTATTCCGCAAGCAAAAAAACCTGGACTATACCACTACCGATTTATTCTCACCGTTAGCGGATGTAAAAGCCGACATTTGTAATCTTCCGTTTGAAGACAATACCTACGATCTTATTTTGTGCAACCATGTACTGGAACACATCCCGGATGATACCAAAGCCATGGAAGAATTATACCGTGTACTCAAACCCGGAGGGATGGGGATCTTCCAGATCCCACAGGATTTAAAGCGGGAAACTACCTTTGAAGACAACTCTATTACCGATCCGAAAGAGCGGGCAAAAATATTTGGGCAATACGACCATGTGCGCGTTTATGGAAGAGATTATTTCACCAAATTACGAAGCATTGGCTTTACCGTTATTGAAGAAGATTACACCCGGAAATTATCGGCCGAAAGTGTGGAAAAATATTGTCTTGCCAAAGGAGAAATCATTCCCATATGTTATAAATAA
- a CDS encoding DUF5103 domain-containing protein, with translation MINNYRIPLVFLFVLFIHQISQAQAETETPPPYNIKTISFVQNNQNIIPLIQLGDSFQLQFDDLFGNEANYYYVIQHCDYDWKPSQLSKGEYLQGFDNQRIRTYENSFNTLQLYSHYTLSIPNPQTQGLIVTGNYVIKILNEDQTVVFSRKFIVFQDEVSVPVQVKRSRTIENINEMQNLDFAVKSQTLQFQTPLTNVKVLLMKNGQISTGITNIRPQYTIGNDLIYKYNTETQFFGGNEYLYVETKDIRSPNSTVSYVTAGEIYVSNLYTNEARANKPYTYFPDIDGNFLVNLTNVTANVNLEADYTWVAFSLSAPAYFGKKDIYVSGMFNNYSLTPEFKMDYNADKALYEKSILIKQGFTNFCYTIADKNGRIDEKNAVDGNFYQTENNYFVVVYYRANNERYDRVIGKGVASSVDIIN, from the coding sequence ATGATAAACAACTATAGAATCCCCTTAGTATTTCTATTCGTCCTTTTCATCCACCAGATCTCACAGGCACAGGCAGAAACTGAAACGCCACCGCCTTATAATATAAAAACTATTTCGTTCGTACAAAACAACCAAAATATCATTCCACTGATTCAGTTAGGAGACTCATTCCAACTTCAGTTTGATGATCTTTTCGGAAATGAAGCCAACTATTATTATGTGATTCAGCATTGCGATTACGACTGGAAACCTTCACAACTTTCTAAAGGAGAATACTTGCAGGGATTCGATAATCAAAGGATACGGACGTATGAGAATTCTTTCAATACACTCCAACTTTATTCCCATTACACCCTGAGCATCCCCAATCCACAAACTCAGGGGCTGATCGTTACCGGAAACTATGTTATAAAAATCCTTAACGAAGACCAGACAGTCGTCTTCTCCAGAAAATTTATTGTTTTTCAGGATGAAGTGTCGGTTCCGGTACAGGTGAAACGCTCGCGGACTATTGAAAATATCAATGAAATGCAAAACCTGGATTTCGCAGTAAAATCACAAACACTCCAATTTCAAACGCCGCTCACCAATGTGAAAGTACTATTGATGAAAAACGGCCAGATCAGCACAGGCATTACCAATATCAGGCCCCAATATACAATCGGCAATGACCTCATTTACAAATACAATACCGAAACCCAGTTTTTTGGAGGCAATGAATACCTGTACGTAGAAACAAAAGATATCCGTAGCCCTAACAGCACTGTAAGTTATGTGACTGCCGGGGAAATTTACGTTTCCAATTTGTACACGAATGAAGCACGCGCCAATAAGCCTTACACCTATTTCCCGGACATTGATGGTAATTTTTTGGTCAACCTGACCAATGTCACTGCCAATGTAAACCTGGAAGCAGACTATACCTGGGTTGCTTTCAGCTTAAGCGCTCCAGCCTATTTCGGTAAAAAAGACATTTATGTGTCCGGAATGTTTAACAACTATTCCCTGACACCCGAATTCAAAATGGACTATAATGCCGATAAAGCACTTTATGAAAAATCCATCCTGATAAAACAGGGATTCACTAACTTCTGTTATACCATAGCAGATAAAAACGGCCGTATTGACGAGAAGAATGCGGTAGATGGTAACTTCTACCAAACCGAAAATAATTATTTTGTAGTGGTATATTATAGAGCAAACAACGAGCGCTATGATCGTGTAATTGGTAAAGGAGTCGCGAGCTCTGTGGATATAATTAACTGA
- the apaG gene encoding Co2+/Mg2+ efflux protein ApaG, with translation MVSQITSGIKITVLTSFEGTYFKNYKLHFAFSYEITIENQSKDSVQLTSRHWEIYDSLNDLETVDGEGVIGKKPVLKPGEKHSYSSGCLLSSPFGAMRGYFNMVNFTSTKSFRVIVPTFKLSTPFALN, from the coding sequence ATGGTTTCTCAAATAACAAGTGGCATAAAAATCACCGTACTTACTAGTTTTGAAGGCACCTACTTCAAGAACTACAAACTGCACTTTGCTTTTAGTTATGAAATCACCATTGAAAACCAAAGTAAAGATTCCGTACAGCTTACCTCACGGCATTGGGAAATCTATGATTCCCTAAATGATCTTGAAACTGTTGATGGCGAAGGTGTCATTGGAAAAAAACCCGTTTTAAAACCGGGAGAAAAACACAGCTATAGCTCAGGATGCCTTTTGTCTTCGCCTTTTGGAGCGATGCGAGGTTACTTTAATATGGTAAATTTCACTTCTACGAAAAGTTTCCGGGTGATTGTACCTACTTTTAAACTAAGCACCCCTTTCGCCCTGAATTAA
- the pdeM gene encoding ligase-associated DNA damage response endonuclease PdeM: MTTLEIKIKNHNFILHPSGAVFWKAYGLLLISDVHFGKISHFRKHGVAVPEEAIGKNFEQLTAVVAYFNPGTILFLGDLFHSSLNREWNLFRNWTANCPADCILIAGNHDIIDRIHYEAIEIRVCDEMIIDGFLLTHHPEERLGYYNFSGHVHPGVQLKGIGRQFLNLPCFFRKEHQIILPAFGAFTGKHILAPSETDVVYAVTKDAVILVV; encoded by the coding sequence ATGACGACACTTGAGATAAAAATTAAAAATCACAACTTTATATTACATCCTTCTGGGGCAGTATTTTGGAAGGCCTACGGGCTGCTTCTGATTTCGGATGTCCATTTTGGTAAAATAAGCCATTTTAGAAAACATGGCGTCGCAGTGCCCGAAGAAGCGATTGGTAAGAATTTTGAACAATTGACTGCTGTGGTTGCCTATTTTAATCCCGGTACGATATTGTTTTTAGGCGATTTATTTCACAGCAGCCTGAACCGTGAATGGAATTTATTCCGGAACTGGACAGCGAATTGTCCGGCTGATTGTATCCTCATTGCCGGAAATCATGATATTATCGATAGAATCCATTACGAAGCCATAGAAATTCGTGTCTGTGACGAAATGATCATTGATGGTTTTTTACTAACGCACCATCCCGAAGAAAGGCTGGGCTATTATAATTTTTCCGGTCATGTCCATCCCGGTGTCCAGTTAAAAGGAATAGGTCGGCAATTTCTAAATTTGCCGTGTTTTTTCCGAAAAGAACATCAGATTATATTACCAGCTTTTGGGGCATTCACAGGCAAACACATCTTAGCCCCATCTGAAACAGATGTGGTATATGCAGTCACTAAAGATGCGGTGATACTTGTAGTGTAG
- a CDS encoding ligase-associated DNA damage response DEXH box helicase: protein MNRTQLFEVAENWFHKQGWKAFPFQTQTWTAFLQGKNGLLNAPTGSGKTYALWAPIVLDYIKNNPDYATRHKPGIKAIWITPLRALSVEIKQAAERVVQDMGLKMTVGIRSGDTSNKERAQQKTKMPDLLITTPESLQLLLASKGYDKIFKSCTAIVVDEWHELLGTKRGVQMELALSRLKTVAAKMRIWGISATIGNLEQAQQVLLGMDSKALENSVLIRANIHKKIKVISIIPEKMESYPWRGHMGLHLIDDVAQIIRNSKTTLLFTNVRSACEIWYQRLLERYPEFAGEMAMHHGSINRETRLWVEQAIRNEELKVVVCTSSLDLGVDFAPVETIIQVGGPKGVARFLQRAGRSGHQPGKESVIYFLATHAIELVEASALKKAVAETVVEDRTPYLNSWDVLVQYLNTLAVSDGFFSDDIYKEVKSTFCYQDMTPENWQWILNFITKGSQSLRAYDEYKKVEIMEDGCYKINSRSIAMHHRMQIGTIVGDAVLNVKYLTGGYIGSIEEWFISKLKPGDVFTFAGKKLELYRVKNMQVLVKKAESGKTSKFASWMGGRMTLSAQMSELLRQELYAANTEKLTPELKALAPVFKRQRKESIVPNANEFLIETFKTREGFHAIFYPFEGRFVHEALASLLAYRISLLSPITFSLAYNDYGFELLSDQEINMIEVLDNNLFTTAYVHQDLQASLNATEMARRKFRDIAVIAGLVFTGFPGKIIKTKHLQSSSQLLFEVFRDYEPDNLLFQQAYRETFEHQLEEGRLLMALERIEGQEIVWKRCQKPTPFSFPIITDRLREKLSSESLAERIRKMTASYMKNEN from the coding sequence ATGAACAGAACCCAACTTTTTGAAGTAGCTGAAAATTGGTTCCACAAGCAAGGCTGGAAGGCTTTTCCCTTTCAGACGCAAACGTGGACGGCTTTTCTGCAGGGTAAAAATGGCCTGCTGAATGCGCCCACCGGCAGTGGAAAGACCTACGCGCTCTGGGCTCCGATCGTGTTGGATTATATCAAAAACAATCCCGATTATGCAACCCGCCATAAACCCGGTATTAAAGCCATTTGGATTACACCGTTACGGGCTTTATCAGTAGAAATTAAGCAGGCTGCAGAGCGTGTTGTGCAGGATATGGGACTTAAAATGACGGTGGGGATACGATCTGGGGATACCAGTAATAAAGAACGGGCACAACAAAAGACAAAAATGCCGGACCTGCTGATTACAACCCCGGAAAGCCTTCAGCTGCTGCTTGCTTCCAAAGGATATGATAAGATATTTAAAAGTTGTACAGCGATTGTTGTAGATGAATGGCACGAATTGCTGGGAACCAAAAGGGGTGTGCAGATGGAATTGGCACTGTCCAGGCTAAAGACTGTAGCGGCTAAAATGCGCATCTGGGGAATTTCCGCTACAATTGGCAATCTGGAACAGGCACAGCAAGTGTTATTGGGGATGGATTCCAAAGCATTGGAGAATTCCGTCCTGATACGCGCCAATATCCATAAAAAGATAAAAGTGATCTCGATTATTCCTGAAAAAATGGAAAGTTATCCGTGGCGGGGACACATGGGGCTTCACCTAATTGATGACGTCGCGCAAATCATCCGCAACAGTAAAACAACATTATTGTTTACGAATGTCCGGTCTGCCTGTGAAATCTGGTACCAGCGCTTATTGGAACGCTATCCCGAATTTGCCGGGGAAATGGCCATGCATCATGGGAGTATCAACCGGGAAACCCGGCTTTGGGTGGAACAGGCCATCCGAAACGAAGAATTGAAAGTGGTCGTCTGTACTTCCAGCCTTGATTTAGGAGTGGATTTTGCCCCAGTAGAAACCATTATTCAGGTAGGCGGTCCCAAAGGAGTGGCCCGTTTTCTGCAGCGCGCCGGAAGAAGCGGCCATCAGCCCGGTAAAGAAAGTGTAATCTATTTCCTGGCTACACATGCGATAGAGCTGGTCGAAGCTTCCGCCCTGAAAAAAGCCGTGGCAGAAACGGTAGTTGAAGACCGGACGCCTTACCTCAACAGCTGGGATGTATTAGTGCAATACCTCAATACGCTTGCAGTTTCCGATGGTTTTTTTTCCGATGACATTTATAAAGAAGTGAAAAGTACCTTTTGCTATCAGGATATGACACCGGAGAACTGGCAATGGATTTTGAATTTTATCACAAAAGGGAGCCAGAGCCTGAGGGCTTATGATGAATATAAAAAAGTAGAAATTATGGAGGATGGCTGCTATAAGATTAACAGCCGTTCGATTGCCATGCACCACAGGATGCAAATTGGTACCATTGTCGGTGATGCGGTACTCAATGTGAAATACCTTACAGGCGGTTATATCGGCAGTATTGAAGAATGGTTTATTTCCAAGCTCAAACCCGGTGATGTCTTTACTTTTGCAGGTAAAAAACTGGAATTGTACCGTGTAAAAAACATGCAGGTGCTTGTTAAAAAGGCTGAATCCGGAAAAACTTCAAAGTTTGCCAGCTGGATGGGAGGCCGTATGACCTTATCGGCACAAATGAGCGAATTGTTACGTCAGGAATTATATGCTGCGAACACTGAAAAATTAACCCCAGAATTAAAAGCGTTAGCTCCGGTTTTTAAGCGGCAGCGTAAAGAATCCATAGTGCCCAATGCCAATGAGTTCCTGATTGAAACGTTTAAAACAAGGGAGGGCTTTCATGCTATTTTCTATCCTTTCGAAGGACGGTTTGTGCATGAGGCATTAGCCAGTTTATTGGCCTACAGGATTAGTTTGCTATCGCCAATTACATTTTCGCTGGCCTATAATGATTACGGGTTTGAATTGCTTTCGGATCAGGAGATTAATATGATTGAAGTGCTGGATAACAATCTGTTTACCACGGCGTATGTCCATCAGGATCTGCAGGCGAGCCTGAATGCTACCGAAATGGCACGAAGAAAATTCCGGGATATTGCTGTAATTGCGGGGCTTGTTTTTACAGGTTTTCCCGGAAAGATTATTAAAACGAAGCACCTGCAAAGCAGTTCTCAATTGCTGTTTGAGGTATTCCGGGATTATGAGCCCGATAATCTATTGTTTCAACAGGCCTATCGGGAAACGTTTGAGCACCAGTTGGAAGAAGGCCGTTTGCTGATGGCATTGGAACGGATCGAAGGGCAGGAAATTGTCTGGAAACGATGCCAAAAACCAACACCGTTTAGTTTTCCAATTATTACCGACCGACTGCGGGAAAAACTATCCAGTGAAAGCCTGGCAGAACGAATCAGGAAGATGACAGCTTCCTATATGAAAAATGAAAATTGA
- a CDS encoding ATP-dependent DNA ligase produces MRNFAELIKTLDSSNKTSVKVAALTSYFQHASPEDKVWTIAILSHRRPPRPVNTTLLRLWANELAGIPVWLFEESYHIVGDLAETIALIIPTTKEHSDKSLTEYLEEIIALKKKTEEEKKEYLQQNWLALNYYERFVFTKLITGSFRIGVSQKLMTRALSKAEDIDEDILAYKLMGDWDPNTISFQELIVDERSQDFLSKPYPFYLAYPIEGDVSGLGNPEDWSVEHKWDGIRSQTIIRENELYVWSRGEELVTDKYPEFTAFLGKIPDGTVIDGEILPYPEGAIGTFNDLQTRIGRKTVSAALLKKTPVLLMAYDLLEWKGQDIRNLPFIERRFLLEEMYQNVKDENLPLLLSERFSFSGWDTVATERMRAREVKSEGLMIKRKDSSYQVGRKKGDWWKWKIEPLVIDAVLTYAMRGHGRRSNLFTDYTFALWQTDENGNRELVTFAKAYSGLTDAEFRKVDDWIKKNTLERFGPVRSVTPQLVFEIGFEGIALSKRHKSGIATRFPRILRWRQDKKMEEANSIEDLKNMIV; encoded by the coding sequence ATGAGAAATTTTGCTGAACTTATCAAAACGCTGGACAGTTCCAATAAAACCTCTGTGAAAGTAGCCGCACTGACCAGTTACTTCCAGCATGCCAGTCCCGAAGATAAAGTATGGACGATCGCCATTTTATCTCATCGAAGGCCACCGCGACCTGTGAATACAACCTTGCTACGGCTTTGGGCCAATGAATTAGCGGGTATTCCCGTATGGTTGTTTGAAGAGAGTTATCATATTGTTGGAGATTTGGCGGAAACTATTGCGCTGATAATCCCGACGACTAAGGAGCATTCAGATAAGAGCCTCACGGAATACCTCGAAGAAATTATTGCCCTAAAGAAAAAAACGGAAGAAGAAAAAAAAGAATACCTACAGCAAAATTGGCTGGCACTCAATTACTATGAGCGTTTTGTGTTTACCAAATTAATTACCGGCAGTTTCCGGATTGGAGTCAGCCAAAAGCTAATGACTCGGGCGCTTTCCAAAGCGGAGGATATCGATGAGGATATTTTGGCTTATAAGCTTATGGGGGATTGGGATCCCAATACAATATCATTCCAGGAATTGATTGTAGATGAAAGAAGTCAGGATTTCCTTTCCAAGCCCTATCCGTTCTATTTGGCCTATCCGATAGAAGGGGATGTTTCAGGGTTAGGCAATCCGGAGGATTGGAGTGTAGAGCATAAATGGGATGGTATCCGTTCCCAGACGATTATACGTGAAAATGAACTCTATGTCTGGAGTCGTGGGGAAGAACTGGTGACAGATAAATATCCGGAATTTACGGCTTTCCTGGGAAAGATCCCGGATGGGACAGTGATTGACGGGGAGATTCTTCCTTATCCTGAGGGGGCAATTGGTACTTTCAATGATTTGCAGACGCGTATTGGACGCAAAACAGTTAGTGCGGCATTGCTTAAGAAAACACCGGTGCTCCTTATGGCCTATGACTTGCTGGAATGGAAAGGGCAGGATATTCGGAATCTTCCCTTTATTGAAAGACGATTTTTATTAGAGGAAATGTATCAAAATGTAAAGGACGAAAATCTGCCATTACTGCTTTCGGAGCGCTTTTCATTTTCAGGCTGGGATACCGTGGCTACAGAACGAATGCGTGCCCGCGAAGTCAAAAGTGAAGGCCTGATGATCAAACGCAAAGATTCCTCCTATCAGGTGGGGCGTAAAAAAGGCGATTGGTGGAAATGGAAAATTGAACCTCTGGTAATCGACGCGGTATTGACCTATGCGATGCGAGGGCATGGGCGGAGATCCAACCTCTTTACCGATTATACTTTTGCCTTGTGGCAAACAGATGAAAACGGCAATCGGGAGTTGGTGACATTTGCAAAGGCCTATTCCGGGCTTACCGATGCAGAATTCCGAAAAGTAGACGACTGGATCAAAAAAAATACGCTGGAACGCTTTGGCCCTGTACGCAGTGTTACGCCACAGCTCGTTTTTGAAATTGGCTTTGAAGGAATTGCACTTTCAAAAAGGCATAAAAGCGGAATCGCGACACGATTTCCCCGCATATTACGCTGGCGGCAGGACAAAAAAATGGAAGAGGCGAATTCTATTGAGGACTTAAAAAACATGATTGTGTAA
- a CDS encoding ligase-associated DNA damage response exonuclease, translated as MKIPLLAFNDKGIYCQQADVYLDPWRPVTNAIITHGHADHSRWGHQNYITHHTNVPIIRHRLGPINVTGKDWNETFTINGVKFSLHPAGHIIGSAQIRVEYKGEVWVFTGDYKTEDDGISVPYDVVKCDAFITECTFGLPAFKWLPQAEVMTDINNWWAENKADGKTSVLFGYSLGKAQRLLKYLDTDNGKIYTHGAIENMTEVLRPMVDFPPTTLITRETKKEELIGNIVLAPPSAHGSVWIRKMAPFVTGSASGWMAFRGARRRRAVDRGFVLSDHCDWAGLLESIKATGAEKIICTHGYADIFSRYLREQGYDARTEHTQYEGELGEMDAKKESEDEV; from the coding sequence ATGAAAATACCACTTTTGGCTTTTAATGATAAAGGCATTTATTGCCAGCAGGCAGATGTCTACCTTGATCCGTGGCGTCCTGTTACAAATGCCATCATTACCCACGGCCATGCCGACCATTCCCGTTGGGGGCACCAGAATTACATTACCCATCATACTAACGTCCCGATTATCCGGCACCGGCTTGGGCCTATAAATGTCACCGGAAAAGACTGGAATGAGACTTTTACAATTAATGGAGTCAAATTTTCACTGCATCCGGCCGGGCATATTATCGGGAGTGCCCAAATCCGAGTCGAGTACAAAGGGGAAGTTTGGGTATTTACAGGAGATTATAAAACAGAAGATGATGGCATTTCAGTGCCTTATGATGTGGTAAAATGTGATGCCTTTATTACCGAATGTACCTTTGGGTTGCCTGCTTTTAAATGGTTGCCACAGGCGGAAGTGATGACCGATATTAATAATTGGTGGGCCGAAAACAAAGCCGATGGAAAAACGTCAGTACTCTTCGGGTATTCACTGGGTAAAGCACAGCGGTTATTAAAATATTTGGATACCGATAATGGTAAAATTTATACCCATGGCGCAATTGAAAACATGACTGAGGTATTACGCCCGATGGTAGATTTTCCACCGACAACGCTCATTACACGGGAAACCAAAAAAGAGGAACTCATAGGCAATATTGTATTGGCGCCGCCAAGTGCGCATGGAAGTGTCTGGATTCGTAAGATGGCACCTTTTGTAACCGGTTCGGCCAGCGGCTGGATGGCTTTTCGAGGTGCACGCAGGCGCAGGGCGGTAGATCGTGGTTTTGTACTCAGCGACCATTGTGACTGGGCCGGGCTTTTGGAAAGTATCAAAGCTACCGGAGCCGAAAAGATAATTTGTACCCATGGTTATGCCGATATATTTTCGAGATACCTCCGGGAACAGGGATATGATGCGCGTACCGAACATACACAATATGAAGGGGAATTGGGAGAAATGGATGCTAAAAAGGAAAGTGAGGACGAAGTATGA
- the pruA gene encoding L-glutamate gamma-semialdehyde dehydrogenase, translated as MPKGIFHVPTPINEPVKTYAPNSPERKAVQEAYKAMWNSQIEVPLYIGSEEIKTGTTKNLTSPHDHKHVVGTYHLAEKAHVEKAISSALEARKKWAALHWEQRAAIFLKAAELIAGPYRAKINAATMIGQSKNIHQAEIDSACELIDFLRFNVAFMTQIYNDQPKSDATMWNRVEYRPLEGFVYAVTPFNFTAIAGNLPASAALMGNVVVWKPSFSQIYSAKVIIDVFKEAGVPAGVINVVLGDAKMITDTLLDSPDFAGIHFTGSTGVFRDIWTKIGANIGIYKTYPRIVGETGGKDFIVAHPSANPKQVATGIVRGAFEFQGQKCSAASRAYIPQSIWNTVKEQVIADVKSFKMGSPEDFGNFVTAVIHEGSFDKLARFIDQAKKDTDAEIIVGGNYDKSVGYFIEPTVIVTSNPHYITMKEELFGPVMTIFVYEDAKWNETLHLVDETSEYALTGAIFSQDRYAIQEATTVLENAAGNFYINDKPTGAIVGMQPFGGARGSGTNDKAGSALNLMRWVSARTIKETFIPAEDYRYPFLSEEK; from the coding sequence ATGCCAAAAGGAATTTTTCACGTACCTACACCTATCAATGAACCGGTAAAAACGTACGCCCCTAATAGCCCGGAAAGAAAAGCGGTTCAAGAAGCATATAAAGCCATGTGGAATTCACAAATTGAAGTCCCTCTTTATATCGGAAGCGAAGAAATAAAAACCGGAACGACTAAAAACCTGACGTCTCCTCATGATCACAAACATGTGGTTGGAACGTACCATTTAGCAGAAAAAGCCCATGTTGAGAAAGCGATCTCAAGTGCTTTGGAAGCGCGTAAAAAATGGGCAGCTTTACACTGGGAGCAAAGAGCAGCAATTTTCCTGAAAGCGGCTGAATTAATTGCAGGCCCTTACCGTGCAAAAATCAATGCGGCCACTATGATTGGCCAATCCAAAAATATCCATCAGGCAGAAATTGATTCTGCATGTGAACTTATTGACTTCCTGCGTTTCAACGTAGCTTTCATGACCCAAATCTATAACGATCAGCCAAAATCGGACGCTACTATGTGGAACCGTGTGGAATATCGTCCATTGGAAGGTTTTGTCTATGCAGTAACACCATTCAACTTTACGGCTATTGCGGGTAACCTTCCTGCAAGTGCTGCTTTAATGGGAAATGTGGTGGTATGGAAACCAAGTTTCAGCCAGATTTATTCGGCAAAAGTAATCATCGATGTTTTCAAAGAAGCAGGAGTTCCTGCCGGAGTAATCAATGTTGTTTTAGGAGATGCTAAAATGATTACTGATACCCTTTTGGACAGCCCTGATTTTGCAGGAATCCACTTTACAGGATCTACCGGTGTATTCCGTGATATCTGGACAAAAATTGGTGCTAACATTGGAATCTACAAAACCTATCCTCGTATCGTAGGAGAAACTGGCGGAAAAGATTTTATCGTAGCACACCCAAGCGCCAATCCAAAACAAGTGGCTACAGGAATTGTTCGTGGCGCTTTTGAATTCCAGGGACAAAAATGTTCTGCTGCTTCTAGAGCTTATATCCCACAAAGCATCTGGAACACTGTAAAAGAGCAGGTCATTGCTGATGTTAAATCCTTTAAAATGGGATCTCCGGAAGACTTTGGTAATTTCGTTACTGCTGTTATCCACGAAGGATCATTTGACAAATTGGCCCGTTTTATCGACCAGGCTAAAAAAGATACAGATGCTGAAATCATCGTTGGAGGAAATTATGACAAATCTGTTGGTTACTTTATTGAGCCTACGGTTATCGTAACATCCAATCCACATTATATCACCATGAAAGAAGAATTGTTCGGGCCTGTTATGACCATTTTCGTATATGAAGATGCTAAATGGAACGAAACACTTCACTTAGTTGATGAAACTTCAGAATACGCATTAACCGGAGCTATTTTCAGCCAGGATCGTTATGCTATCCAGGAGGCTACTACCGTTTTGGAAAATGCTGCAGGTAACTTCTACATCAATGACAAACCTACCGGAGCTATTGTGGGCATGCAGCCTTTTGGCGGTGCAAGAGGATCAGGCACTAATGACAAGGCAGGTTCTGCATTAAACTTAATGCGTTGGGTTTCTGCCCGTACCATTAAAGAAACTTTTATTCCTGCAGAGGACTACAGGTATCCATTTTTATCAGAAGAGAAATAA
- the rsmG gene encoding 16S rRNA (guanine(527)-N(7))-methyltransferase RsmG, with amino-acid sequence MEEILTHFPNLSDNQKEQFQKLKELYEDWNAKINVISRKDIEELYTKHVLHSLAIAKVQPFEPGTFILDVGTGGGFPGIPLAILFPETRFYLIDVIAKKIKVVEAVAEALELKNVKAEQIRAENVKGDFDFIVSRAVTNMPDFVLWVKTKIKKQQKHALKNGILYLKGGDLTEELQDFPKATEYNIADFFSNEFFETKKVVYLPLKFKA; translated from the coding sequence ATGGAAGAAATCCTTACGCATTTTCCTAACCTGTCTGATAATCAGAAAGAACAGTTTCAAAAACTAAAAGAATTATATGAGGATTGGAATGCGAAAATTAATGTAATATCCCGAAAGGATATAGAGGAGTTATATACGAAGCATGTACTTCATTCTCTGGCGATTGCAAAAGTGCAACCCTTTGAGCCCGGGACTTTTATACTGGATGTGGGCACTGGTGGTGGTTTCCCCGGAATCCCGCTTGCCATTCTATTTCCAGAGACCCGATTTTACCTGATTGATGTAATTGCAAAAAAGATAAAAGTGGTTGAGGCAGTTGCTGAAGCGCTGGAGCTTAAAAATGTAAAAGCAGAACAAATTCGTGCAGAAAATGTAAAAGGCGACTTTGATTTTATTGTCAGTCGTGCAGTGACCAACATGCCGGATTTTGTGTTATGGGTGAAAACCAAAATTAAAAAACAGCAAAAACATGCATTGAAAAATGGAATTTTATACCTCAAAGGCGGTGATCTGACCGAAGAATTGCAGGATTTTCCAAAAGCAACAGAATATAATATAGCTGATTTTTTCAGCAATGAGTTTTTTGAAACTAAAAAAGTCGTGTACCTTCCATTGAAGTTCAAGGCGTAA